A single window of Symphalangus syndactylus isolate Jambi chromosome 4, NHGRI_mSymSyn1-v2.1_pri, whole genome shotgun sequence DNA harbors:
- the DDIT4 gene encoding DNA damage-inducible transcript 4 protein → MPSLWDRFSSSSTSSSPSSLSRTPTPDRPQRSAWGSAAREEGFDRSTSLENSDCESLDSSNSGFGPEEDSAYLDGVSLPDFELLSDPEDEHLCANLMQLLQESLAEARLGSRRPARLLMPGQLVSQVGKELLRLAYSEPCGLRGALLDVCVEQGKSCHSVGQLALDPSLVPTFQLTLVLRLDSRLWPKIQGLFSSANSPFLPGFSQSLTLSTGFRVIKKKLYSSEQLLIEEC, encoded by the exons ATGCCTAGCCTTTGGGACCGCTTCTCGTCGTCGTCCACCTCCTCTTCGCCCTCGTCCTTGTCCCGAACTCCCACCCCAGATCGGCCGCAGCGCTCAGCCTGGGGGTCGGCGGCCCGGGAGGAGGGGTTTGACCGCTCCACGAGCCTGGAGAACTCGGACTGCGAGTCCCTGGACAGCAGCAACAGTGGCTTCGGGCCGGAGGAAG ACTCGGCTTACCTGGATGGAGTGTCGTTGCCCGACTTCGAGCTGCTCAGTGACCCTGAGGATGAACACCTGTGTGCCAACCTGATGCAGCTGCTGCAGGAGAGCCTGGCCGAGGCGCGGCTGGGCTCTCGGCGCCCTGCGCGCCTGCTGATGCCTGGCCAGCTGGTAAGCCAGGTGGGCAAAGAACTATTGCGCCTGGCCTACAGCGAGCCGTGCGGCCTGCGGGGGGCGCTGCTGGACGTCTGTGTGGAGCAGGGCAAGAGCTGCCACAGCGTGGGCCAGCTGGCACTCGACCCCAGCCTGGTGCCCACCTTCCAGCTGACCCTTGTGCTGCGCCTGGACTCACGACTCTGGCCCAAGATCCAGGGGTTGTTTAGCTCCGCtaactctcccttcctccctggcttcagccagtccctgaCGCTGAGCACTGGCTTCCGAGTCATCAAGAAGAAGCTGTACAGCTCGGAACAATTGCTCATTGAGGAGTGTTGA